A genomic stretch from Sporichthya brevicatena includes:
- a CDS encoding alpha/beta fold hydrolase produces MRHRFEVRAPDGVRLAAWAEGPADRPAVLLVHGYPDTHRVWDVVADALSADWHVLRYDVRGAGESDRPADRTAYALSALVADARAVVAAAGVTGRVHLVGHDWGSITGWDAVTAPDAAEWIASYTTVSGPGLDQVAAWTQARWSHPTPRRIAPLLRQQARSWYVGMFQVPRLPEAAWRRALGPRWVRRLRRTEDIPPATVHVAPTLTEDAVAGLNLYRANLPARLGRRTRRDPQPAAVPVQFVVPLRDRYVSPALAAAGLDSAPAAWWRTIDTGHWGALLTSGSRLAAWVDEFARYVGGGPETAGLAATKVLPGRPSGD; encoded by the coding sequence GTGAGGCACCGCTTCGAGGTCCGCGCCCCGGACGGCGTGCGGCTCGCGGCCTGGGCCGAGGGACCGGCCGACCGTCCCGCCGTGCTGCTCGTCCACGGCTACCCGGACACGCACCGCGTCTGGGACGTCGTGGCCGACGCGCTGTCGGCGGACTGGCACGTGCTGCGGTACGACGTGCGCGGGGCGGGCGAGTCCGACCGTCCGGCGGATCGGACGGCCTACGCGTTGTCCGCGCTGGTCGCGGACGCGCGCGCGGTGGTCGCGGCGGCCGGGGTGACCGGACGCGTGCACCTCGTCGGGCACGACTGGGGGTCGATCACCGGCTGGGACGCGGTCACCGCGCCGGACGCGGCGGAGTGGATCGCCTCGTACACGACCGTGTCCGGGCCGGGGCTGGACCAGGTCGCCGCCTGGACGCAGGCGCGGTGGAGCCACCCGACGCCGCGGCGGATCGCGCCGCTGCTGCGCCAGCAGGCCCGCTCCTGGTACGTCGGGATGTTCCAGGTCCCGCGGCTGCCGGAGGCCGCCTGGCGCCGGGCCCTGGGGCCGCGCTGGGTCCGCCGCCTCCGGCGCACCGAGGACATCCCGCCGGCCACGGTCCACGTCGCCCCGACGCTCACCGAGGACGCGGTCGCCGGTCTCAACCTCTACCGGGCGAACCTGCCCGCCCGGCTGGGCCGCCGCACCCGCCGGGACCCGCAGCCGGCCGCGGTGCCGGTGCAGTTCGTCGTCCCCCTGCGCGATCGGTACGTCAGCCCCGCGCTCGCCGCCGCCGGCCTGGACTCCGCGCCCGCGGCCTGGTGGCGGACGATCGACACCGGGCACTGGGGCGCCCTGCTGACCTCCGGCTCCCGCCTCGCGGCCTGGGTGGACGAGTTCGCCCGCTACGTCGGCGGCGGCCCCGAGACCGCCGGACTCGCCGCGACGAAAGTGTTGCCCGGCCGGCCGTCAGGAGATTGA
- a CDS encoding S8 family peptidase: protein MVALSTIVALGSSALPAVAADGPNPAAPEVAAGEGNGGERIPDRYLVVFKRGTDLDHIREVQRLAVAKGGRIHAEYTQALRGFGATLPKAALTAVKADAAIRFVEPDRTLEIASTQTPVPTWGLDRIDQRPRRLDNRYGYEATGTGVTVFVVDTGIRSTHREFGGRVGTGYSVISDGRGTEDCNGHGTHTAATVGGKTFGVAKNVTLVPVRVLGCSGGGSAINLVDGIDWVVAQVASLPRNAVINMSLGQDNGSAAIDAAVTAAVAAGIPVIAAAGNQGGDACKPSPARVSEVITVGATTADDQRASFSNGGSCVDVWAPGASIKSADNASDSATYTLSGTSMAAPHVAGAAALHLERFPDATPAQVRAAIVSTATSGALSKLGSGSPNKLLYAPALGGLANRGPTSRGPVPALTGGQVSTAGEVPVRVTAADVFDPEGDNLGGSQLQMSRDGGSTWTDVALPSSRATAATVRVPATKALRFRIRFTDVAGSLGDWVTGPTRSLAVRSQTSGAKFPKAGKWKTAKSSAALGGSVKQTSRKGATATFTFTGTSASWIATMARNRGKAAVYVDGKKIAVIDLYSKSSTSRRTAFYVHGLKAGKHTVKIVALGTKRKAAKGKRIDVDGWASIS from the coding sequence GTGGTCGCGCTGAGCACGATCGTGGCCCTCGGGTCATCCGCCCTGCCGGCGGTCGCCGCCGACGGTCCGAACCCGGCCGCGCCCGAGGTGGCGGCGGGGGAGGGCAACGGCGGCGAACGCATCCCGGACCGGTACCTGGTGGTCTTCAAACGGGGGACCGACCTCGACCACATCCGTGAGGTCCAGCGCCTGGCCGTCGCGAAGGGCGGGCGCATCCACGCGGAGTACACCCAGGCGCTGCGCGGCTTCGGCGCCACCCTGCCCAAGGCGGCGCTGACCGCGGTCAAGGCCGACGCCGCGATCCGTTTCGTCGAGCCTGACCGCACCCTCGAGATCGCGTCCACCCAGACCCCGGTCCCGACCTGGGGCCTCGACCGGATCGACCAGCGCCCGCGCCGTCTCGACAACCGGTACGGCTACGAGGCGACCGGGACCGGCGTCACGGTCTTCGTCGTCGACACCGGGATCCGCAGCACCCACCGGGAGTTCGGCGGCCGGGTCGGCACCGGGTACTCGGTGATCTCCGACGGCCGCGGGACCGAGGACTGCAACGGTCACGGCACGCACACCGCGGCGACGGTCGGGGGAAAGACCTTCGGCGTCGCCAAGAACGTGACGCTCGTGCCGGTCCGTGTCCTGGGCTGTTCCGGCGGGGGGAGCGCGATCAACCTCGTCGACGGGATCGACTGGGTGGTCGCCCAGGTGGCGAGCCTCCCGCGCAACGCCGTCATCAACATGAGCTTGGGCCAGGACAACGGCTCCGCGGCGATCGACGCGGCCGTCACCGCCGCCGTCGCGGCCGGCATCCCGGTGATCGCGGCCGCCGGCAACCAGGGCGGCGACGCGTGCAAGCCCTCGCCGGCCCGGGTGAGCGAGGTCATCACGGTGGGCGCCACCACCGCCGACGACCAGCGCGCCTCGTTCTCCAACGGCGGTTCCTGCGTGGACGTCTGGGCCCCCGGAGCGTCCATCAAGTCCGCCGACAACGCCTCGGACTCCGCGACCTACACGCTGTCGGGCACGTCGATGGCCGCTCCGCACGTGGCGGGGGCGGCCGCGCTCCATCTGGAACGCTTCCCCGACGCGACACCCGCGCAGGTGCGCGCCGCGATCGTGTCGACCGCGACCTCGGGTGCGCTCTCCAAGCTCGGGTCGGGTTCGCCGAACAAGCTTCTCTACGCGCCCGCGCTCGGCGGGTTGGCGAACCGTGGCCCGACCTCGCGGGGTCCCGTCCCCGCGCTGACGGGTGGTCAGGTCAGCACGGCCGGGGAGGTCCCCGTCCGCGTCACCGCGGCGGACGTCTTCGACCCCGAGGGCGACAACCTCGGCGGCTCGCAGCTGCAGATGAGCCGGGACGGCGGCAGCACCTGGACCGACGTCGCGCTGCCCTCGTCCCGGGCGACGGCTGCCACCGTGCGCGTCCCGGCCACGAAGGCGCTGCGCTTCCGGATCCGCTTCACCGACGTGGCCGGCAGCCTGGGGGACTGGGTGACGGGGCCGACGCGCTCGCTCGCCGTGCGGTCCCAGACCAGCGGCGCCAAGTTCCCCAAAGCCGGCAAGTGGAAGACCGCGAAGTCCTCGGCGGCGCTGGGTGGGTCGGTCAAGCAGACCAGTCGCAAGGGCGCGACGGCGACGTTCACCTTCACCGGCACGTCGGCGAGCTGGATCGCGACGATGGCCCGCAACCGGGGCAAGGCCGCGGTCTACGTGGACGGCAAGAAGATCGCGGTGATCGACCTGTACTCGAAGTCGTCGACCTCGCGCCGGACCGCCTTCTACGTGCACGGCCTCAAGGCCGGCAAGCACACGGTGAAGATCGTCGCCCTCGGCACGAAACGCAAGGCCGCGAAGGGCAAGCGGATCGACGTCGACGGCTGGGCGTCAATCTCCTGA
- a CDS encoding S8 family serine peptidase, producing MKRTLPAPRTAVLALLAGALVAPAVVPDLAPASAVSAADTVSAKQAKNRWIVRFDRNATGKQFRNTRDASRKRGAKIHHQYSRVFTGFAATLTPAEVKRLRKNKAVLSVEPDYQVKAFGTQSPVPSWGLDRIDQATLPLSNSYTYSATGAGVTAYVLDTGIRASHTDFGGRVATGYSVISDGRGTDDCHGHGTHIAGTLGGATYGVAKQVTLVPVRVLNCAGNGTWSGVIAGVDWVAQRVRTVGGPSVATMSLGGAASAALDSAVSNAINAGISFVVAAGNNAGNACNLSPARLPAAVTVGASTRTDVRANWSNYGPCLDLFAPGEGIVSAGIASSTASISGSGTSMAVPHVAGVMATYLQQHPAASPATVRNAVVNAAGDALSSLGSGSPDRLLSSVLGGGTPTPTPTPTPTPTPTPTPTPTPTPVPTSTPVPTPTPTPVPTSTPVPTPTPVPTPTPTPVPTPTPTPTPTPTPTPTPTPTPTPTSNAAPVATPPAVVLGPAGDQIGVSGVPLRVSWAATDADGDRITSYTLQHSTDDGSSWTTVGLPNPSATSATVTVTGTSNQFRVRAADERGAVGNYAAGPKLTVTRSEQGAATTSPSTNWATVNYGDLSGGSLTQASKAGSVATFTFTGTQIAWIGTWSPNRGRAEVILDGVSQGVIDSYSAELSTRRILFSKTVPAGSHTLVIRVLGARDSRSSGTYVDMDAFVTVR from the coding sequence GTGAAACGGACCCTGCCGGCGCCGCGCACCGCGGTCCTCGCGTTGCTGGCCGGCGCCCTCGTCGCGCCGGCCGTCGTCCCCGACCTCGCTCCGGCGAGCGCCGTGTCGGCGGCCGACACCGTGAGCGCCAAGCAGGCGAAGAACCGGTGGATCGTCCGCTTCGACCGCAACGCGACCGGCAAGCAGTTCCGCAACACCCGCGACGCCTCGCGCAAGCGCGGCGCGAAGATCCACCACCAGTACTCGCGGGTCTTCACCGGCTTCGCCGCCACGCTGACTCCCGCCGAGGTGAAGCGCCTCCGGAAGAACAAGGCCGTGCTCTCCGTCGAGCCGGACTACCAGGTGAAGGCGTTCGGGACGCAGTCCCCGGTCCCGAGCTGGGGTCTCGACCGGATCGATCAGGCGACGCTGCCGCTCTCGAACAGCTACACCTACTCGGCCACCGGCGCCGGTGTCACCGCCTACGTGCTCGACACCGGCATCCGGGCGAGCCACACCGACTTCGGCGGCCGCGTCGCCACCGGGTACTCCGTGATCTCCGACGGCCGCGGCACCGACGACTGCCACGGTCACGGCACCCACATCGCCGGCACGCTCGGGGGCGCCACCTACGGCGTCGCGAAGCAGGTGACCCTGGTGCCCGTCCGCGTCCTCAACTGCGCGGGCAACGGCACCTGGTCCGGCGTGATCGCCGGCGTCGACTGGGTCGCGCAGCGCGTGCGCACCGTCGGCGGACCCTCGGTCGCCACCATGAGCCTGGGCGGAGCGGCGTCCGCCGCGCTCGACAGCGCCGTCTCCAACGCGATCAACGCCGGCATCTCCTTCGTCGTGGCCGCGGGCAACAACGCGGGGAACGCCTGCAACCTCAGCCCCGCCCGGCTGCCGGCCGCGGTGACCGTGGGGGCCAGCACCCGCACGGACGTCCGGGCGAACTGGTCCAACTACGGCCCCTGCCTGGACCTGTTCGCCCCCGGCGAGGGCATCGTCTCGGCGGGCATCGCGAGCAGCACCGCGTCGATCAGCGGGAGCGGGACGTCCATGGCGGTCCCGCACGTCGCCGGCGTCATGGCGACCTACCTGCAGCAGCACCCGGCCGCCTCGCCGGCGACCGTGCGCAACGCGGTCGTGAACGCCGCGGGCGACGCCTTGTCCTCCCTCGGCTCCGGTTCCCCGGACCGCTTGCTCTCCAGCGTCCTCGGCGGGGGCACGCCCACCCCGACGCCCACCCCGACCCCGACGCCCACCCCGACCCCGACGCCCACCCCCACGCCGACCCCGGTGCCCACGTCGACGCCGGTCCCGACGCCGACGCCGACCCCGGTGCCCACGTCGACGCCGGTCCCGACACCCACGCCGGTCCCGACGCCGACGCCGACCCCGGTTCCCACCCCGACGCCGACCCCGACGCCGACTCCCACCCCGACTCCCACCCCGACTCCCACCCCGACGCCCACGTCCAACGCCGCTCCGGTGGCGACGCCGCCGGCGGTGGTGCTCGGGCCGGCGGGGGACCAGATCGGCGTCTCGGGAGTGCCGCTGCGGGTGAGCTGGGCGGCGACCGACGCCGACGGCGACCGCATCACCTCCTACACGCTGCAGCACTCCACGGACGACGGCTCGTCGTGGACGACCGTCGGGTTGCCGAACCCGAGTGCCACGTCGGCGACGGTCACGGTGACCGGCACCAGCAACCAGTTCCGCGTCCGCGCGGCCGACGAGCGCGGTGCGGTCGGCAACTACGCCGCGGGACCGAAGCTGACGGTCACGCGCTCCGAACAGGGCGCGGCCACGACCTCGCCGTCGACGAACTGGGCGACGGTGAACTACGGCGACCTGTCCGGGGGCTCGCTGACGCAGGCGAGCAAGGCCGGCTCGGTGGCGACGTTCACCTTCACCGGCACACAGATCGCGTGGATCGGGACCTGGTCGCCGAACCGCGGCCGCGCCGAGGTGATTCTCGACGGTGTCAGCCAGGGCGTGATCGACAGCTACTCGGCCGAGTTGTCGACCCGCCGGATCCTGTTCAGCAAGACCGTGCCGGCGGGCAGCCACACGTTGGTGATCCGGGTGCTCGGCGCGCGGGACTCGCGCTCCAGCGGCACCTACGTCGACATGGACGCGTTCGTGACAGTGCGCTAG
- a CDS encoding MBL fold metallo-hydrolase gives MESTPGTTIDEIADRIYRIATFVPEIGPTGFTFNQFLIDADEPALFHTGPRGMFPLVTAAIETVRPVSELRWITFGHLEADESGAMNSFLGAAPQAQVAHGALGCMVSLNDLCDRAPRPLADGEVLDLGGRRLRHLDTPHVPHGWDARVLHEEETGTLFCGDLFSHLGNGPAVVSSDVVEPADEAETMFASTCLTPTTAPTIRRLADLEPRTLAIMHGSSFTGDCAGALRELADRYATRLAAAG, from the coding sequence ATGGAGAGCACGCCCGGCACCACCATCGACGAGATCGCCGACCGGATCTACCGGATCGCCACCTTCGTCCCCGAGATCGGACCGACCGGCTTCACGTTCAACCAGTTCCTGATCGACGCCGACGAGCCCGCCCTGTTCCACACCGGCCCGCGCGGGATGTTCCCGTTGGTGACGGCCGCGATCGAGACCGTTCGTCCGGTCTCCGAGCTGCGGTGGATCACGTTCGGGCACCTGGAGGCCGACGAGAGCGGGGCGATGAACAGCTTCCTCGGGGCGGCGCCGCAGGCCCAGGTGGCGCACGGCGCCCTCGGCTGCATGGTCTCGCTCAACGATCTGTGCGACCGCGCGCCCCGGCCGCTGGCCGACGGCGAGGTGCTCGACCTCGGCGGGCGGCGCCTGCGCCACCTCGACACCCCGCACGTCCCCCACGGGTGGGACGCGCGCGTCCTCCACGAGGAGGAGACGGGGACCCTCTTCTGCGGCGACCTGTTCTCCCACCTCGGGAACGGACCCGCCGTCGTGTCGTCCGACGTCGTCGAACCGGCCGACGAGGCCGAGACGATGTTCGCCTCGACCTGCCTGACGCCGACGACGGCGCCGACGATCCGCCGACTGGCCGACCTCGAGCCGCGGACGCTCGCGATCATGCACGGCTCGTCCTTCACCGGGGACTGCGCCGGCGCGCTGCGCGAACTCGCGGACCGGTACGCCACCCGGCTCGCCGCGGCCGGGTGA
- a CDS encoding hemolysin family protein: MNETLALLAAFALVLACGVFVAAEFSFLSVNRTAIEQKARDGDSGAKGVLAALQGLTTQLSGAQVGITLTNLAIGFLAEPAISELLDGPLTDAGLSQKAAEGVGAVVALTLATIVTMVLGELVPQYIALAHPEPVSRFVQRPIRIFTLATKPLSGGLNVVANRVVRAFGVEPTEELAHARNPEELVFLVQRSAEQGTLQEPTADLLRKVLTFDDLRASDVMTPRTRVSTVPATATVTELLETARETGRTRYPVVGATVDDVRGVVSLFDAFAVPAAARDTTPVGRIATEPHLVPSVLPVDDLLAGLLGQSAQLAIVLDEFGGLDGVVSLEDLVEELVGDVVDEHDPDSGGEPESGPHDPGEPWVVSGLLRPDEVRELTGVEIPDGGIVYETLGGLVLATLGRVPVAGDTVTVAGVDLTVLTMDGRRVDRVEIRPAEPVDPDAPPEPGNGAEAATGREGARS, from the coding sequence GTGAACGAGACGCTCGCGCTGTTGGCTGCGTTCGCCCTGGTCCTGGCGTGCGGGGTGTTCGTCGCGGCCGAGTTCTCGTTCCTCTCGGTCAACCGCACGGCGATCGAGCAGAAGGCCCGCGACGGTGACAGCGGCGCGAAGGGCGTCCTCGCCGCACTGCAGGGGCTGACGACGCAGCTGTCCGGCGCGCAGGTCGGCATCACGCTGACCAACCTCGCGATCGGTTTCCTCGCCGAACCGGCGATCTCCGAACTGCTCGACGGTCCGCTGACCGACGCGGGGCTCTCGCAGAAGGCGGCCGAGGGCGTCGGCGCCGTGGTCGCGCTCACGCTGGCCACGATCGTGACGATGGTGCTCGGCGAGCTCGTGCCGCAGTACATCGCGCTCGCCCACCCCGAACCGGTCTCGCGCTTCGTGCAGCGCCCGATCCGGATCTTCACGCTGGCGACCAAGCCGCTGTCGGGCGGCCTGAACGTCGTCGCCAACCGCGTGGTCCGTGCGTTCGGGGTGGAGCCGACCGAGGAACTGGCGCACGCGCGCAACCCTGAGGAGCTGGTCTTCCTCGTCCAGCGCTCGGCCGAGCAGGGGACGCTCCAGGAGCCGACCGCGGACCTGCTGCGCAAGGTCCTGACCTTCGACGACCTGCGCGCCTCCGACGTCATGACCCCGCGGACCCGCGTGTCCACCGTGCCGGCCACGGCGACGGTCACCGAGCTGCTGGAGACCGCTCGCGAGACCGGCCGCACCCGTTATCCGGTGGTCGGCGCGACCGTGGACGACGTCCGCGGCGTGGTCAGCCTCTTCGACGCCTTCGCCGTCCCCGCCGCGGCCCGGGACACCACGCCGGTGGGCCGGATCGCCACCGAACCGCACCTGGTGCCGTCCGTCCTGCCGGTCGACGACCTGCTCGCCGGCCTGCTCGGGCAGTCCGCCCAGCTGGCGATCGTGCTCGACGAGTTCGGCGGGCTGGACGGCGTCGTGAGCCTGGAGGACCTGGTCGAGGAGCTGGTCGGCGACGTCGTCGACGAGCACGACCCCGACAGCGGTGGGGAGCCCGAGTCCGGCCCGCACGACCCGGGAGAGCCGTGGGTGGTCTCCGGCCTGCTCCGGCCCGACGAGGTGCGTGAGCTGACCGGTGTCGAGATCCCCGACGGCGGGATCGTCTACGAGACGCTCGGCGGCCTCGTCCTCGCGACGCTCGGCCGCGTGCCCGTCGCGGGGGACACGGTGACCGTCGCGGGCGTCGATCTCACCGTCCTCACGATGGACGGCCGCCGCGTCGACCGCGTCGAGATCCGGCCGGCGGAACCGGTCGACCCCGACGCCCCGCCCGAGCCCGGGAACGGCGCCGAGGCGGCCACCGGCCGTGAGGGCGCGCGCTCATGA
- a CDS encoding glycerophosphodiester phosphodiesterase translates to MLAIAHRTPPAPTGIAALTAAGATVFEIDVQEIGGELVCSHFLPISPLLPRVRRDRVRFTVRRRGASEVALAATVAALPAEAEVLIDLKVDRGPAAHALIERLFEVGPDPARCYASTKGWETLPALAAGGYRTWRTIGDPAALRAALAMDRIPDYAVTVKHGLLTAGVLAALRDRVDRVMCWTVNDVTRARTLIDLGVDGITSDSLDVLRLVGTHGRNA, encoded by the coding sequence GTGCTCGCGATCGCTCACCGGACCCCACCCGCGCCGACCGGCATCGCCGCCCTGACCGCGGCCGGCGCGACGGTGTTCGAGATCGACGTCCAGGAGATCGGCGGCGAACTCGTCTGCTCGCACTTCCTTCCGATCTCGCCCCTGCTCCCCCGCGTGCGCCGGGACCGGGTCCGGTTCACCGTGCGGCGCCGGGGCGCGTCGGAGGTGGCGCTCGCGGCAACGGTGGCCGCCCTGCCCGCGGAGGCGGAGGTGCTGATCGACCTCAAGGTCGACCGGGGGCCGGCCGCACACGCCCTGATCGAGCGACTGTTCGAGGTCGGGCCGGACCCCGCCCGGTGCTACGCGAGCACGAAGGGCTGGGAGACCCTGCCCGCCCTCGCCGCCGGCGGCTACCGGACCTGGCGCACCATCGGCGACCCGGCGGCGCTGCGGGCCGCGCTGGCGATGGACCGCATCCCCGACTACGCCGTCACGGTGAAGCACGGCCTGCTCACCGCCGGCGTCCTGGCCGCCCTGCGGGACCGGGTCGACCGCGTCATGTGCTGGACGGTGAACGACGTCACCCGGGCCCGGACGCTGATCGACCTCGGCGTCGACGGCATCACCTCGGACTCGCTCGACGTCCTGCGCCTGGTCGGGACGCACGGTCGCAACGCCTGA
- a CDS encoding S8 family serine peptidase: protein MIRVRTTTPSIGATGLAVAGLVGALVTGLTVGLTPAAAAPSVASTVADGRYIVSFTEAATAADVAAARERAVADGAQILYDYGTALAGFAAVLPDNARADLVADPSVAAVEPDEVISIDSTQSNPTAGLDRIDQRGKKLNGKYQYTATGKGVTAYVIDTGVMASHSEFGGRVQAGRTFTSSPATTDCGEGHGTHVAGLLGGKHYGVAKSVTIVPVKVFGCGGAASVSTVIAGIDWAAADAKKRSGPAVANLSAGVDKSVGRGLERAVKNAISSGLTFVTAAGNDGGSACSQSPARVGPAITVGAVNRNDSRAGFSNYGTCVDLFAPGVSVRSAGIGSNSDTAVKDGTSMAAPLVTGVVATFLERYPTASVAKVRAALFDATTKGKLSGIGSSPNRLLYSKLKIVNRAPKVSALGAALPGKGRTVNTGSVPVTVSWKGSDPDGTVVRYEMQRSTNGGRTWRSVALPTKKARSVTLNLGKSGGHRFRVRAVDDLGKRSAWRTTNKMRIAIAQQGSAKFRKTWTAGSGADLMGGSSRSSANRGGAATYKFSGRTIRWIGTTDPNYGKAKVYLDGKLVATVDAYSATRKTCRVLFAKTVKPGKHTLKIVVLGKHRAASGGNRVDLDAFVVTN from the coding sequence GTGATCCGAGTCCGTACGACCACGCCGTCGATCGGCGCGACCGGACTCGCGGTCGCCGGCCTGGTCGGCGCCCTGGTGACGGGGCTGACTGTCGGCCTCACACCCGCGGCCGCCGCCCCCAGCGTCGCGTCGACGGTCGCGGACGGCCGGTACATCGTCAGCTTCACCGAGGCGGCGACCGCGGCTGACGTCGCCGCCGCTCGGGAGCGGGCCGTCGCGGACGGTGCGCAGATCCTCTACGACTACGGCACCGCGCTCGCCGGGTTCGCCGCCGTGCTCCCCGACAACGCGCGCGCGGACCTCGTCGCCGACCCGTCGGTGGCGGCCGTCGAGCCGGACGAGGTCATCAGCATCGACTCGACCCAGAGCAACCCCACGGCCGGTCTCGACCGGATCGACCAGCGCGGGAAGAAGCTCAACGGCAAGTACCAGTACACGGCCACCGGCAAGGGCGTCACCGCCTACGTCATCGACACCGGCGTGATGGCGTCGCACTCGGAGTTCGGCGGCCGCGTCCAGGCGGGCCGGACCTTCACCTCGTCCCCGGCCACCACGGACTGCGGCGAGGGTCACGGCACCCACGTCGCCGGGCTGCTCGGCGGCAAGCACTACGGCGTGGCCAAGTCGGTGACGATCGTTCCGGTCAAGGTCTTCGGGTGCGGCGGCGCCGCCAGCGTCTCGACGGTGATCGCCGGTATCGACTGGGCGGCCGCGGACGCGAAGAAGCGCTCCGGCCCCGCCGTCGCCAACCTCAGCGCGGGCGTCGACAAGAGCGTGGGCCGCGGCCTCGAGCGCGCGGTCAAGAACGCGATCTCCTCCGGCCTGACGTTCGTCACCGCGGCCGGCAACGACGGTGGGAGCGCCTGCTCGCAGTCACCCGCGCGGGTCGGCCCGGCCATCACGGTCGGTGCGGTGAACCGGAACGACAGCCGGGCCGGGTTCTCCAACTACGGCACGTGCGTGGACCTGTTCGCCCCGGGCGTCTCCGTGCGCTCGGCGGGCATCGGCTCGAACTCCGACACCGCGGTCAAGGACGGCACCTCGATGGCCGCCCCGCTGGTCACCGGCGTCGTCGCGACCTTCCTGGAGCGGTACCCGACCGCGAGTGTCGCGAAGGTCCGGGCGGCTCTGTTCGACGCCACCACCAAGGGCAAACTGAGCGGGATCGGCTCCTCGCCGAACCGGCTCCTCTACTCGAAGCTGAAGATCGTCAACCGCGCGCCGAAGGTCAGCGCCCTCGGCGCGGCGCTGCCGGGCAAGGGGCGCACCGTGAACACCGGTTCGGTCCCGGTCACCGTCAGCTGGAAGGGCTCGGACCCCGACGGCACCGTCGTGCGGTACGAGATGCAGCGCAGCACCAACGGCGGCCGGACCTGGCGTTCCGTGGCGCTGCCGACGAAGAAGGCCCGTTCGGTGACGCTGAACCTGGGCAAGAGCGGCGGGCACCGCTTCCGCGTCCGCGCGGTCGACGACCTCGGCAAGCGCAGCGCCTGGCGGACCACGAACAAGATGCGGATCGCGATCGCCCAGCAGGGTTCGGCGAAGTTCCGCAAGACCTGGACGGCCGGCTCCGGCGCCGATCTCATGGGCGGTTCGAGCCGTAGCTCGGCGAACCGCGGCGGGGCGGCGACGTACAAGTTCAGCGGCCGCACGATCCGCTGGATCGGCACGACCGACCCGAACTACGGCAAGGCGAAGGTCTATCTCGACGGCAAGCTGGTGGCGACGGTCGACGCCTACTCGGCGACCCGGAAGACGTGCCGTGTGCTGTTCGCCAAGACGGTGAAGCCGGGTAAGCACACGCTCAAGATCGTGGTGCTCGGCAAGCACAGGGCGGCCTCCGGAGGCAATCGGGTGGACCTGGACGCGTTCGTGGTCACGAACTGA